A single Schistocerca piceifrons isolate TAMUIC-IGC-003096 chromosome 6, iqSchPice1.1, whole genome shotgun sequence DNA region contains:
- the LOC124802636 gene encoding endonuclease G, mitochondrial, with protein MVVAILFTAFVAFFLCRWSQPRSRSAYRSCVALEATSNSCVFSLLTNVSTVYLKSAKMRNIAVEVILLSGAGLAGWYGGRWSERKRLSTAHPVLPGVPLFGTVSAAAPITPKEITVVDENTTNMPVPKSRVSQIMRFGFPGLDNVRSFDDFILSYDRRNRVAHWVFEHLKRESVKHNDAIDRSKCEFKEDDSIHKFFRSTNKDYKGSGYDRGHLAAAGNHRSSQTYVDQTFFLSNIAPQVGVGFNRNSWNRLEKHVRRLTKIYKNVYVCTGPLYLPRKEDDGKTYVKYEVIGPNTVAVPTHFFKVVVGETKDEQLEMEAYVMPNQQIDDNTPLSVFQVPPESIERAAGLLFFDRISRNKLRLINGKKTSYV; from the exons ATGGTAGTGGCCATATTGTTTACTGCGTTTGTCGCGTTTTTCTTATGTCGCTGGTCACAACCAAGAAGCCGAAGTGCTTATCGATCGTGTGTCGCTTTGGAAGCAACAAGCAACAGTTGTGTATTTTCCCTGTTGACAAACGTATCAACAGTTTACCTTAAGAGTGCTAAAATGAGAAATATAGCAGTAGAGGTCATTCTGTTATCGGGCGCCGGATTAGCTGGCTGGTATGGGGGTAGATGGTCAGAACGTAAACGTTTAAGCACCGCCCATCCAGTGCTACCTGGTGTGCCTTTGTTTGGAACTGTATCTGCTGCTGCTCCCATAACTCCTAAGGAAATCACGGTAGTTGATGAAAATACGACGAACATGCCAGTACCAAAAAGTAGAGTTTCACAG ATCATGAGGTTTGGCTTTCCAGGGCTTGACAATGTGAGATCGTTTGACGATTTCATTTTGTCTTATGATCGAAGAAATCGTGTAGCCCATTGGGTGTTTGAACACTTAAAACGCGAATCAGTGAAGCATAACGATGCAATAGATCGTTCCAAGTGCGAATTCAAGGAGGATGACTCTATTCATAAATTCTTTAG GTCAACCAACAAGGATTACAAGGGCAGTGGATATGACAGGGGCCATCTTGCTGCTGCAGGGAATCATCGAAGTAGTCAGACCTATGTTGatcaaacattctttttgtcaaacattgcACCTCAAGTTGGTGTTGGTTTCAATAGAAATTCATGGAACCGTTTGGAGAAACATGTTCGCAGATtgactaaaatatataaaaatgtttatgTCTGCACGGGTCCTCTCTATCTGCCCAG GAAAGAAGATGATGGTAAAACATATGTTAAATATGAAGTAATTGGACCGAACACTGTTGCTGTTCCCACACATTTCTTTAAAGTGGTTGTTGGAGAAACAAAAGATGAACAACTGGAAATGGAGGCTTATGTTATGCCAAATCAGCAGATTGATGACAATACTCCACTCTCAGTGTTCCAG GTCCCACCAGAAAGTATAGAGAGAGCTGCAGGACTACTGTTCTTTGATCGGATTTCGAGAAACAAACTCAGGTTGATCAATGGTAAAAAGACATCATATGTTTAA